The Streptomyces sp. DH-12 genome has a window encoding:
- a CDS encoding serine/threonine-protein kinase — MDKLGTGDPQVIGGYRLLARLGGGGMGQVYLARSDRGRTVAVKLVREELAREEEFRARFRQEVRAARQVGGDWTAPVLDADTEAAVPWVATGYVAGPSLQQVVGHDHGALPERSVRILAAGLAHALKDIHAAGIVHRDLKPSNVLVTIDGPRVIDFGIARALETVTDGGLTRTGALVGSPGFMAPEQVRGDRITPACDVFCLGSVLAYAATGTLPFGTANSGVHALMFRIAQEEPDLTQVPEELADLVRACLRKDPAARPALDEVLARTGAEDTVADGRSRDPWLPGALVAQLGRHAVRLLDAEDPEAPGASGGGPSGTAPAPPEHARAADDGAAPSPDAPAPTPPGQPGVNHLPTVVVGHGGAPAPPPGPAPGGGAYGGGAYGHPQQHPQPPGYGHPYGGQGAGGTPPYGPPPFPGPPQPYGPPPHEPRRDNRSTALLVVIALVVALAAGGTVYALMSGAGSDDRAGGGPSTPAAPSSAPQNTGDPATADDVPSTEADTRSPSAGTSADGTVPPEFLGRWSSGIDNDSGSHSRRLTVQQGEVGDTVMSLVADGPTGDGTYHCVFEARLTGTSDGRLQIGPSTVTVGEPRGACTPGSASEISLLPDGSLRRVSDGTGEELTYTRD; from the coding sequence AAGCTCGGGACCGGGGATCCGCAGGTCATCGGGGGCTACCGGCTGCTCGCACGGCTGGGCGGCGGCGGCATGGGCCAGGTCTACCTCGCCCGCTCCGACCGCGGACGCACCGTCGCCGTGAAGCTGGTCCGCGAGGAGCTGGCCCGGGAGGAGGAGTTCCGCGCCCGCTTCCGCCAGGAGGTGCGGGCCGCCCGGCAGGTCGGCGGCGACTGGACCGCGCCGGTGCTGGACGCCGACACCGAGGCGGCCGTGCCGTGGGTGGCCACCGGGTACGTCGCCGGGCCGAGCCTCCAGCAGGTGGTGGGCCACGACCACGGGGCGCTGCCCGAGCGGTCGGTGCGCATCCTCGCCGCCGGCCTCGCGCACGCCCTGAAGGACATCCACGCGGCCGGGATCGTCCACCGCGACCTCAAGCCGTCCAACGTGCTCGTCACCATCGACGGGCCGCGCGTCATCGACTTCGGCATCGCCCGGGCGCTGGAGACGGTGACCGACGGCGGGCTCACCCGCACCGGGGCGCTCGTCGGCTCGCCCGGCTTCATGGCGCCCGAGCAGGTGCGCGGCGACCGCATCACGCCCGCCTGCGACGTGTTCTGCCTCGGCTCGGTGCTCGCCTACGCCGCGACCGGCACGCTGCCGTTCGGCACCGCCAACAGCGGGGTGCACGCGCTGATGTTCCGCATCGCGCAGGAGGAGCCCGACCTGACGCAGGTGCCGGAGGAGCTCGCGGACCTGGTGCGGGCGTGCCTGCGCAAGGACCCGGCCGCGCGGCCCGCGCTCGACGAGGTGCTGGCCCGGACGGGCGCGGAGGACACCGTCGCCGACGGCCGGTCCCGTGACCCGTGGCTGCCCGGCGCGCTGGTCGCCCAGCTGGGCCGCCACGCGGTCCGGCTCCTCGACGCGGAGGACCCGGAGGCGCCGGGAGCGTCGGGAGGGGGTCCTTCGGGCACCGCTCCCGCACCCCCTGAGCACGCGCGCGCCGCGGACGACGGGGCCGCGCCGTCCCCGGACGCGCCCGCACCGACCCCGCCGGGGCAGCCCGGCGTGAACCACCTGCCGACGGTCGTGGTCGGCCACGGCGGCGCCCCCGCCCCGCCGCCCGGACCGGCGCCGGGCGGCGGCGCGTACGGCGGGGGCGCCTACGGTCACCCCCAGCAGCACCCGCAGCCGCCCGGGTACGGCCACCCGTACGGCGGCCAGGGCGCGGGCGGCACCCCTCCGTACGGGCCGCCGCCCTTCCCGGGACCGCCGCAGCCGTACGGGCCGCCGCCGCACGAGCCGCGTCGCGACAACCGCTCCACCGCGCTGCTCGTGGTGATCGCGCTGGTCGTGGCGCTCGCCGCGGGCGGCACCGTGTACGCGCTGATGAGCGGCGCGGGAAGCGACGACCGCGCGGGCGGCGGCCCGTCGACGCCCGCCGCGCCGAGCAGCGCGCCGCAGAACACCGGCGACCCGGCCACCGCGGACGACGTGCCCTCGACGGAGGCGGACACGCGCTCGCCGAGCGCCGGCACGTCCGCGGACGGGACGGTCCCCCCGGAGTTCCTGGGCCGTTGGTCCTCCGGCATCGACAACGACAGCGGCTCGCACAGCCGCCGCCTCACCGTGCAGCAGGGCGAGGTCGGCGACACCGTGATGTCCCTGGTGGCCGACGGCCCCACCGGCGACGGCACCTACCACTGCGTCTTCGAGGCACGCCTCACCGGCACCTCCGACGGCCGGCTGCAGATCGGCCCGTCCACCGTCACCGTCGGCGAACCGCGCGGCGCCTGCACACCCGGTTCCGCCAGCGAGATCAGCCTGCTCCCCGACGGCTCCCTGCGCCGCGTCAGCGACGGCACCGGGGAGGAGCTGACGTACACGCGGGACTGA
- a CDS encoding DUF5063 domain-containing protein translates to MSDATLHATDQNPDDFAVQIADQIESFLVAVTEVAKGDEPDSAVPFLLLEVSQLLLAGGRLGAHEDIVPEERYEPDMGPEPDVDELRENLARLLDPIDVYSEVFDPYEPRKAPVPARISDDLTDVITDLRHGMAHYKAGRTSEALWWWQFSYFSNWGSTASATLRALQSVVAHVRLNQPLAELDGLDTDQGLRDETLEAEAGKVMAEEIATPLGMRPVM, encoded by the coding sequence ATGTCTGACGCCACGCTGCACGCGACCGACCAGAACCCGGACGACTTCGCGGTCCAGATCGCCGATCAGATCGAGAGCTTCCTGGTCGCCGTCACGGAGGTCGCGAAGGGCGACGAGCCGGACTCGGCGGTGCCCTTCCTCCTCCTGGAGGTCTCCCAGCTGCTCCTCGCGGGCGGCCGTCTGGGCGCCCACGAGGACATCGTCCCCGAGGAGCGCTACGAGCCGGACATGGGCCCCGAGCCGGACGTGGACGAGCTGCGCGAGAACCTGGCGCGGCTGCTCGACCCGATCGACGTCTACTCCGAGGTCTTCGACCCGTACGAGCCGCGCAAGGCCCCGGTGCCGGCGCGCATCTCCGACGACCTCACCGACGTCATCACGGACCTGCGCCACGGCATGGCCCACTACAAGGCGGGCCGCACGTCGGAGGCGCTGTGGTGGTGGCAGTTCTCCTACTTCTCCAACTGGGGCTCCACGGCGTCGGCGACCCTGCGCGCCCTGCAGTCGGTCGTCGCCCACGTCCGCCTGAACCAGCCCCTGGCCGAACTCGACGGCCTGGACACCGACCAGGGCCTGCGCGACGAGACCCTCGAGGCCGAGGCCGGCAAGGTCATGGCCGAGGAGATCGCCACCCCGCTGGGCATGCGCCCGGTCATGTGA
- a CDS encoding SigE family RNA polymerase sigma factor has product MPVIAPMPAARPARIPGQRDGADETVAVGTTVDHLTETYRAHYRSLLGLAALLLDDTASCEDVVQEAFIRVHSARKRVRDPEKTLAYLRQTVVNLSRSALRRRILGLKLLSKPMPDMASAEEGAYDQLERDSLIKAMKGLQRRQREVLVLRYFADMTEAQVAETLGISLGSVKAYGSRGIAALRLAMGAPA; this is encoded by the coding sequence ATGCCGGTGATCGCGCCCATGCCCGCAGCGCGCCCCGCCCGCATTCCCGGTCAGCGCGACGGCGCCGACGAGACGGTGGCGGTCGGCACCACGGTCGACCACCTCACCGAGACCTACCGCGCGCACTACCGCTCGCTGCTGGGACTCGCGGCGCTGCTCCTCGACGACACGGCCTCCTGCGAGGACGTCGTCCAGGAGGCGTTCATCCGCGTCCACTCCGCCCGCAAACGGGTCCGGGACCCGGAGAAGACCCTGGCCTATCTGCGCCAGACGGTCGTCAACCTGTCCCGTTCCGCGCTGCGCCGCCGCATCCTCGGCCTCAAGCTGCTGTCCAAGCCCATGCCCGACATGGCGAGCGCGGAGGAGGGCGCGTACGACCAGCTCGAACGCGACTCCCTCATCAAGGCGATGAAGGGTCTGCAGCGCCGCCAGCGCGAGGTGCTGGTGCTGCGCTACTTCGCCGACATGACGGAGGCTCAGGTCGCCGAGACCCTCGGCATATCGCTCGGCTCGGTCAAGGCGTACGGCTCACGCGGCATCGCCGCGCTGCGGCTGGCCATGGGAGCGCCGGCATGA
- a CDS encoding YbaB/EbfC family nucleoid-associated protein, with translation MIPGGGQPNMQQLLQQAQKMQQDLARAQEELARTEVEGQAGGGLVKATVTGSGELRALKIDPKAVDPEDTETLADLVVAAVQAANENAQTLQQQKLGPLAQGLGGGGIPGLPF, from the coding sequence GTGATCCCCGGTGGTGGCCAGCCCAACATGCAGCAGCTGCTCCAGCAGGCCCAGAAGATGCAGCAGGACCTGGCCCGGGCCCAGGAGGAACTGGCGCGCACGGAGGTCGAGGGCCAGGCGGGCGGCGGTCTGGTGAAGGCCACCGTCACCGGCTCCGGCGAACTGCGGGCGCTGAAGATCGACCCGAAGGCGGTGGACCCGGAGGACACCGAGACCCTCGCGGACCTGGTCGTCGCGGCGGTCCAGGCGGCGAACGAGAACGCGCAGACGCTCCAGCAGCAGAAGCTCGGCCCGCTGGCCCAGGGCCTCGGCGGGGGCGGCATCCCCGGCCTGCCCTTCTGA
- the recR gene encoding recombination mediator RecR yields the protein MYEGVVQDLIDELGRLPGVGPKSAQRIAFHILQAEPTDVRRLAQALMEVKAKVRFCAVCGNVAQEERCGICRDSRRDPAVICVVEEPKDVVAIERTREFRGRYHVLGGAISPIDGVGPDDLRIRELLARLADGTVTELILATDPNLEGEATATYLARMIKPMGLRVTRLASGLPVGGDLEYADEVTLGRAFEGRRLLDV from the coding sequence TTGTACGAAGGCGTGGTCCAGGACCTCATCGACGAGCTGGGGCGGCTGCCCGGCGTCGGTCCCAAGAGCGCGCAGCGGATCGCCTTCCATATCCTGCAGGCGGAACCGACGGACGTACGGCGTCTGGCGCAGGCGCTGATGGAGGTCAAGGCGAAGGTCCGCTTCTGCGCGGTCTGCGGGAACGTGGCGCAGGAGGAGCGGTGCGGCATCTGCCGCGACAGCAGGCGCGACCCCGCGGTCATCTGCGTCGTGGAGGAGCCGAAGGACGTCGTCGCGATCGAGCGCACGCGTGAGTTCCGCGGCCGCTACCACGTGCTGGGCGGCGCGATCAGCCCGATCGACGGGGTGGGCCCCGACGACCTGCGCATACGGGAACTCCTGGCCCGGCTGGCGGACGGCACGGTCACCGAGCTGATCCTCGCCACGGACCCCAATCTCGAAGGCGAGGCCACAGCCACGTACCTCGCCCGCATGATCAAGCCCATGGGCCTGAGGGTCACCCGCCTGGCCAGCGGCCTCCCGGTGGGCGGTGACCTGGAATACGCGGACGAGGTCACGCTCGGCCGCGCCTTCGAGGGGAGACGACTCCTAGATGTCTGA
- a CDS encoding aspartate kinase has translation MGLVVQKYGGSSVADAEGIKRVAKRIVEAKKNGHQVVAVVSAMGDTTDELIDLAEQVSPIPAGRELDMLLTAGERISMALLAMAIKNLGHNAQSFTGSQAGVITDSVHNKARIIDVTPGRIQASVDEGNIAIVAGFQGVSQDTKDITTLGRGGSDTTAVALAAALDAEVCEIYTDVDGVFTADPRVVTKARKIDWISFEDMLELAASGSKVLLHRCVEYARRYNIPIHVRSSFSGLQGTWVSSEPIEQGDKQVEQALISGVAHDTSEAKVTVVGVPDKPGEAASIFRTIADAEINIDMVVQNVSAASTGLTDISFTLPKSEGRKAIDALEKNKGAIGFDSLRYDDQIGKISLVGAGMKTNPGVTADFFTALSDAGVNIELISTSEIRISVVTRKDDVPEAVRAVHTAFGLDSDSDEAVVYGGTGR, from the coding sequence GTGGGCCTTGTCGTGCAGAAGTACGGAGGCTCCTCCGTAGCCGATGCCGAAGGCATCAAGCGCGTCGCCAAGCGGATCGTGGAAGCCAAGAAGAACGGCCACCAGGTGGTCGCCGTGGTTTCCGCGATGGGCGACACGACGGACGAGCTGATCGATCTCGCCGAGCAGGTTTCCCCGATCCCTGCCGGCCGCGAGCTCGACATGCTGCTGACCGCCGGAGAGCGGATCTCCATGGCCTTGCTGGCCATGGCGATCAAGAACCTGGGCCACAACGCCCAGAGCTTCACCGGCAGCCAGGCAGGTGTCATCACCGACTCGGTCCACAACAAAGCCCGCATCATCGATGTCACGCCGGGCCGCATCCAGGCCTCGGTGGACGAGGGCAACATCGCCATCGTCGCCGGGTTCCAGGGCGTCAGCCAGGACACCAAGGACATCACCACGCTCGGCCGCGGCGGCTCCGACACCACCGCCGTCGCCCTCGCCGCGGCGCTCGACGCCGAGGTGTGCGAGATCTACACGGACGTCGACGGTGTGTTCACCGCCGACCCGCGCGTGGTGACGAAGGCCAGGAAGATCGACTGGATCTCGTTCGAGGACATGCTCGAACTGGCCGCCTCCGGTTCCAAGGTGCTGCTCCACCGCTGTGTGGAGTACGCCCGCCGGTACAACATCCCGATCCACGTCCGTTCGTCCTTCAGCGGACTGCAGGGCACGTGGGTCAGCAGCGAGCCGATCGAGCAAGGGGACAAGCAGGTGGAGCAGGCTCTCATCTCCGGTGTCGCACACGACACCTCCGAGGCCAAGGTCACGGTCGTCGGCGTGCCCGACAAGCCCGGCGAGGCCGCGTCGATCTTCCGCACCATCGCGGACGCCGAGATCAACATCGACATGGTCGTGCAGAACGTGTCCGCCGCGTCCACCGGCCTGACGGACATCTCCTTCACCCTGCCCAAGTCCGAGGGCCGCAAGGCCATCGACGCCCTGGAGAAGAACAAGGGCGCCATCGGCTTCGACTCCCTGCGCTACGACGACCAGATCGGCAAGATCTCCCTGGTCGGCGCGGGCATGAAGACCAACCCCGGTGTCACCGCCGACTTCTTCACCGCGCTCAGCGACGCCGGCGTGAACATCGAGCTGATCTCGACCTCCGAGATCCGTATCTCGGTCGTCACCCGCAAGGACGACGTGCCGGAGGCCGTGCGCGCCGTGCACACCGCCTTCGGTCTCGACTCCGACAGCGACGAGGCCGTGGTCTACGGAGGCACCGGCCGCTGA
- a CDS encoding aspartate-semialdehyde dehydrogenase — protein MTGTAGPGRSGRPTLAVVGATGAVGTVMLQILSQRADVWGEIRLIASPRSAGRKLAVRGEEVEVVALTEEAFDGVDVAMFDVPDEVAAVWAPVAAARGAVVVDNSGAFRMDPDVPLVVPEVNPHAVRSRPRGIVANPNCTTLSMIVALGALHAEFGLRELVVSSYQAVSGAGQAGVRTLREQLSLVAGTDLGTSPGDVRRAVGDDTGPFPEPVALNVVPWAGSLREDGWSSEEMKVRDESRKILGLPALPVAVTCVRVPVVTVHSLTVHARFENEVTVGKAREILATAPGVVLFDNPAAGEFPTPADVVGTDPTWVGRVRRALDDPTALELFVCGDNLRKGAALNTAQIAELIAAEHKAA, from the coding sequence ATGACCGGGACCGCAGGACCCGGACGTTCCGGGCGGCCGACGCTCGCGGTCGTGGGAGCGACCGGGGCCGTCGGCACGGTCATGCTCCAGATCCTGTCCCAGCGCGCGGACGTCTGGGGCGAGATCAGGCTCATCGCCTCCCCGCGCTCAGCCGGCCGCAAGCTGGCCGTGCGCGGGGAGGAGGTCGAGGTGGTGGCGCTCACCGAGGAGGCCTTCGACGGGGTCGACGTCGCCATGTTCGACGTGCCCGACGAGGTCGCCGCCGTGTGGGCGCCCGTCGCCGCCGCGCGCGGCGCGGTCGTCGTCGACAACTCCGGCGCCTTCCGCATGGACCCGGACGTGCCACTGGTCGTCCCCGAGGTCAACCCGCACGCGGTACGCAGCCGCCCGCGCGGCATCGTCGCCAACCCGAACTGCACCACCCTGTCGATGATCGTCGCGCTCGGCGCGCTGCACGCCGAGTTCGGCCTGCGTGAGCTGGTCGTCTCGTCGTACCAGGCGGTCAGCGGCGCCGGCCAGGCCGGCGTGCGGACGCTGCGCGAGCAACTGTCCCTGGTGGCCGGTACCGACCTGGGCACCAGCCCGGGCGACGTACGGCGGGCCGTGGGGGACGACACCGGGCCGTTCCCGGAGCCGGTCGCGCTGAACGTCGTGCCGTGGGCCGGTTCGCTGCGCGAGGACGGCTGGTCGTCCGAGGAGATGAAGGTGCGGGACGAGTCCCGCAAGATCCTCGGCCTGCCCGCTCTCCCGGTCGCGGTCACCTGCGTGCGCGTCCCCGTGGTCACCGTGCACTCCCTCACCGTGCACGCCCGTTTCGAGAACGAGGTCACCGTCGGCAAGGCGCGCGAGATCCTCGCCACCGCCCCCGGCGTGGTCCTCTTCGACAACCCGGCCGCGGGCGAGTTCCCCACCCCCGCCGACGTCGTCGGCACCGATCCGACCTGGGTCGGGCGGGTGCGCCGGGCCCTGGACGACCCCACGGCGCTGGAGCTGTTCGTGTGCGGGGACAACCTGCGCAAGGGTGCCGCGCTCAACACCGCGCAGATCGCCGAGCTGATAGCCGCGGAGCACAAGGCCGCCTAG
- a CDS encoding SLATT domain-containing protein produces MGQPEMQPEGRPHDGRGEGAAGLRPGGPAGRAFPLGDWGEPAARLDELYRWVERGALDTAAWYLEDRMWKRRCAWALRTGTALGALTGAALPLLDLAGAADGVTPWGYLALLLAVACVAGDRFFGMTSGWMRDVATAQAVHRRLQAFQFDWASECVREVLGPAEGTAGEAAERCLTVLRRFTEDVTELVRVETADWMMEFRGGGAPLGVRTALGGAGRPEAALPPGRFPSPPNGARPNMPRQRPPETR; encoded by the coding sequence GTGGGTCAGCCGGAGATGCAGCCCGAGGGTCGGCCTCACGACGGGCGGGGCGAGGGCGCGGCGGGGCTGCGGCCGGGCGGCCCCGCCGGGCGGGCGTTCCCGCTCGGGGACTGGGGCGAACCGGCCGCGCGGCTGGACGAGCTGTACCGGTGGGTGGAGCGCGGGGCGCTGGACACCGCCGCGTGGTACCTCGAGGACCGGATGTGGAAGCGGCGCTGCGCGTGGGCGCTGCGGACCGGCACGGCGCTGGGCGCGCTGACCGGGGCCGCGCTGCCGCTGCTCGATCTGGCCGGGGCGGCGGACGGCGTCACGCCCTGGGGGTATCTCGCGCTGCTGCTCGCCGTGGCGTGCGTGGCGGGCGACCGGTTCTTCGGGATGACGTCCGGCTGGATGCGGGACGTGGCGACGGCGCAGGCGGTGCACCGGCGGCTGCAGGCGTTCCAGTTCGACTGGGCGTCGGAGTGCGTGCGCGAGGTGCTGGGGCCGGCCGAGGGCACGGCCGGTGAGGCGGCGGAGCGGTGCCTGACGGTGCTGCGGCGCTTCACGGAGGACGTGACGGAGCTGGTCCGGGTGGAGACGGCGGACTGGATGATGGAGTTCCGCGGCGGGGGCGCTCCGCTGGGGGTGCGGACGGCGCTGGGCGGTGCGGGCCGCCCGGAGGCCGCCCTCCCGCCCGGCCGTTTCCCGTCCCCGCCGAACGGGGCCCGGCCGAACATGCCCCGGCAGCGGCCGCCGGAGACGCGCTGA
- a CDS encoding prolyl oligopeptidase family serine peptidase, which produces MTESNGSDAPDRADHQTERVPQTGEMPDWEKRFRAPRVSLPDWAEDAPDRSLFVSNATGTYELYAWDRATGEQRQVTNRSNGTTDGVLSPDGEWIWWFDDKDGDEFGVWRRQRFSGGEDELAAPGLDPSYPAGLALGRDGRTAVVGRSTDEDGTTIHLVRTGEAPVELYRHRESAGVGDLSYDGSLIAVEHTEHGDAMHSALRVMRPDGTTVAELDDTRGGTEELGLEVLGFAPVAGDTRLLIGHQRRGRWEPLVWDVATGEETDLELDLPGDVSAEWYPDGTALLIAHGFEARGELFRYDLAGRRLERIPTPRGAVSGATARPDGSVEYLWSSAAQPPAVRSTSGGVVLDPPGMKSPGSVPVEDVWVEGPGGRIHALVQKPAGATGPLPTVFDIHGGPTWHDSDSFAAGPAAWVDHGYAVVRVNYRGSTGYGRAWTDALKHRVGLIELEDIAAVREWAVSSGLADPGRLILTGGSWGGYLTLLGLGTQPDAWALGIAAVPVADYVTAYHDEMEALKAMDRTLLGGTPEEAPERFEASSPITYVDQVKAPVYISAGVNDPRCPIQQIENYVKRLESRNAVHEVYRYDAGHGSLVVDERIKQIRLELDFAARHLP; this is translated from the coding sequence ATGACTGAGAGCAACGGGTCCGACGCGCCGGACCGGGCGGACCACCAGACCGAGCGAGTGCCGCAGACCGGGGAGATGCCGGACTGGGAGAAGCGCTTCCGCGCACCCCGGGTGTCCCTTCCCGACTGGGCGGAGGACGCCCCCGACCGTTCCCTGTTCGTGTCGAACGCGACGGGGACGTACGAGCTGTACGCCTGGGACCGGGCGACCGGTGAGCAGCGCCAGGTGACGAACCGGTCGAACGGCACGACGGACGGCGTGCTCTCGCCGGACGGCGAGTGGATCTGGTGGTTCGACGACAAGGACGGCGACGAGTTCGGCGTCTGGCGCCGGCAGCGGTTCTCCGGCGGCGAGGACGAGCTGGCGGCCCCGGGACTGGATCCCTCGTACCCGGCGGGCCTGGCGCTGGGCCGCGACGGCCGCACGGCGGTCGTCGGCCGCTCCACCGACGAGGACGGTACGACGATCCACCTGGTGCGCACGGGGGAGGCGCCGGTGGAGCTGTACCGGCACCGCGAGTCGGCGGGCGTCGGCGACCTCTCCTACGACGGTTCGCTGATCGCGGTCGAGCACACGGAGCACGGGGACGCGATGCACTCCGCGCTGCGCGTGATGCGCCCCGACGGCACGACGGTCGCCGAGCTGGACGACACCCGCGGCGGCACCGAGGAACTGGGCCTGGAGGTGCTGGGCTTCGCACCCGTGGCGGGCGACACCCGGCTGCTCATCGGCCACCAGCGGCGCGGACGCTGGGAGCCCCTGGTGTGGGACGTGGCGACGGGCGAGGAGACGGACCTGGAGCTGGACCTGCCCGGCGACGTCAGCGCCGAGTGGTACCCGGACGGCACGGCCCTGCTCATCGCGCACGGCTTCGAGGCCCGCGGCGAGCTGTTCCGCTACGACCTCGCCGGACGCCGGCTGGAGAGGATCCCCACGCCGCGCGGCGCGGTCTCCGGTGCGACGGCCCGCCCCGACGGCAGCGTGGAGTACCTGTGGTCGTCGGCGGCCCAGCCGCCCGCGGTCCGCTCCACCTCGGGCGGTGTGGTCCTGGACCCGCCCGGCATGAAGTCGCCCGGGTCGGTGCCGGTGGAGGACGTGTGGGTGGAGGGCCCGGGCGGCCGTATCCACGCGCTCGTCCAGAAGCCGGCCGGCGCGACGGGCCCGCTGCCGACCGTCTTCGACATCCACGGCGGCCCGACCTGGCACGACAGCGACTCCTTCGCGGCGGGCCCGGCGGCCTGGGTCGACCACGGTTACGCGGTGGTACGTGTCAACTACCGCGGCTCCACCGGATACGGCCGCGCCTGGACGGACGCCCTGAAGCACCGGGTGGGCCTGATCGAGCTGGAGGACATCGCGGCGGTCCGCGAGTGGGCCGTCTCCTCCGGTCTCGCGGACCCCGGGCGGCTGATCCTCACCGGCGGCTCCTGGGGCGGCTACCTGACGCTGCTGGGCCTCGGCACGCAGCCGGACGCGTGGGCGCTGGGCATCGCGGCGGTCCCGGTCGCCGACTACGTCACGGCGTACCACGACGAGATGGAAGCGCTGAAGGCGATGGACCGCACGCTGCTGGGCGGCACGCCCGAGGAGGCCCCCGAGCGCTTCGAGGCGTCGTCCCCGATCACCTACGTCGACCAGGTCAAGGCCCCGGTCTACATCTCGGCGGGGGTGAACGACCCGCGCTGCCCGATCCAGCAGATCGAGAACTACGTCAAGCGCCTGGAGTCCCGCAACGCGGTCCACGAGGTCTACCGCTACGACGCGGGTCACGGCTCCCTGGTGGTCGACGAACGCATCAAGCAGATCCGCCTGGAGCTGGACTTCGCGGCCCGGCACCTGCCGTAA
- a CDS encoding SURF1 family protein has translation MYRFLLTPRWWAINVFLLLSIPFCVFMGSWQLGRFEDRVDNHREAEAQVAEAKKEEARPLDDLLPVTKATSGKQATATGRYDTQLLVPDRTLDDKDGYYVLTLLRTDTGRALPVVRGWLPGTPDPAKAPAPPAGEVTVTGALQASETPGSNGVSARSGLPEGQTAAISAASLVNLVPYDVYDAWVTLNSGDSGMRAVPASAPGGTGLDLKAFQNLGYTAEWFAFVGFVIFMWFRLLRREVELARDAELGLGPDTDTDMGTADEGGKPQGGTPEGADDGDGGDAPRQATGVSSPVQ, from the coding sequence GTGTACCGGTTTCTGCTGACCCCCCGCTGGTGGGCGATCAACGTCTTCCTGCTGCTCTCGATCCCCTTCTGCGTGTTCATGGGGTCCTGGCAGCTGGGCCGGTTCGAGGACCGGGTGGACAACCACCGCGAGGCCGAGGCGCAGGTCGCCGAGGCCAAGAAGGAGGAGGCCCGGCCGCTGGACGACCTGCTGCCGGTGACCAAGGCCACGTCCGGCAAGCAGGCCACCGCGACCGGCCGGTACGACACCCAGCTCCTCGTCCCCGACCGCACGCTGGACGACAAGGACGGCTACTACGTCCTGACCCTGCTGCGCACCGACACCGGCCGCGCGCTGCCCGTCGTACGCGGCTGGCTGCCCGGCACGCCCGACCCGGCGAAGGCTCCCGCGCCGCCCGCCGGCGAGGTCACCGTCACCGGCGCGCTCCAGGCGTCCGAGACCCCGGGCAGCAACGGCGTCAGCGCCCGCAGCGGCCTGCCGGAGGGCCAGACCGCCGCGATCAGCGCGGCCTCCCTGGTCAACCTCGTGCCGTACGACGTGTACGACGCCTGGGTCACGCTGAACAGCGGGGACTCGGGCATGCGTGCGGTGCCGGCGTCCGCGCCCGGCGGCACCGGCCTGGACCTGAAGGCGTTCCAGAACCTCGGCTACACCGCCGAGTGGTTCGCCTTCGTCGGCTTCGTGATCTTCATGTGGTTCCGGCTGCTGCGCCGCGAGGTGGAGCTCGCCCGCGACGCCGAGCTGGGCCTGGGGCCGGACACGGACACGGACATGGGGACGGCGGACGAGGGCGGGAAGCCGCAGGGCGGGACGCCCGAGGGCGCCGACGACGGCGACGGTGGCGACGCCCCGCGTCAGGCGACCGGTGTGAGCAGCCCCGTCCAGTAG